In one window of Asterias rubens unplaced genomic scaffold, eAstRub1.3, whole genome shotgun sequence DNA:
- the LOC117306703 gene encoding relaxin receptor 2-like — protein MGACSLLVFNLAASDSLMGLYMMIIAIADVHFGNTYFEQTSEWHTSIPCRLAGFISIVASEASVFFLTLISIERFLAIVYPFSSRHIRPKMGRIISALIWICTLIVGVVPTILAFDSSSDLYGLSDVCIGLPLMTKVARYETRSQTIDAGGVANITVEIPHAAEYRASWFFSIALFLGVNLLCFAVILICYVCMFASVKTSRKEVRRHQNGDDEVRMAIKMAAIVMTDFVCWMPVIVMGILSQSRIVEIPPETYAWVVVFILPINSSLNPYLYTIADLCSKRHSDLNRKKVTPNISSNNEKKSSNSKDTSFTVDAETIRE, from the coding sequence atgggtgcctgctcgcttCTCGTTTTTAACCTCGCCGCCTCCGATTCTCTTATGGGCTTGTACATGATGATCATTGCAATTGCAGATGTGCATTTCGGTAACACTTATTTCGAGCAAACCTCGGAGTGGCACACAAGTATCCCTTGCAGGTTGGCTGGCTTTATTTCCATTGTTGCGAGCGAAGCATCGGTGTTTTTCTTGACTCTTATTAGCATTGAACGATTCCTAGCCATCGTGTATCCCTTTAGCAGCAGACACATTCGCCCCAAGATGGGCCGCATTATTTCCGCTTTGATATGGATTTGCACCCTGATTGTCGGCGTGGTTCCCACCATACTTGCTTTTGATTCGAGCTCAGATTTGTATGGCCTCTCTGACGTATGCATTGGGTTACCACTGATGACGAAAGTGGCGCGATATGAGACAAGAAGCCAGACAATTGATGCGGGTGGAGTCGCCAACATAACCGTTGAAATACCGCACGCTGCTGAATATCGCGCCTCTTGGTTTTTCTCTATTGCGCTTTTTCTTGGAGTCAACCTGCTCTGTTTCGCCGTGATTCTCATATGCTATGTTTGCATGTTTGCTAGTGTCAAAACGTCAAGGAAGGAAGTTCGACGTCACCAAAACGGGGACGATGAAGTTCGCATGGCAATCAAAATGGCGGCGATAGTCATGACTGACTTCGTCTGTTGGATGCCAGTGATAGTCATGGGTATCCTGTCTCAAAGTCGCATCGTGGAGATACCACCCGAAACCTACGCCTGGGTTGTCGTCTTCATCCTTCCCATAAACTCCTCCCTCAATCCTTACCTCTACACCATTGCGGATCTTTGCTCCAAGCGGCATTCTGACTTAAACCGGAAGAAGGTCACCCCCAATATATCGTCAAATAACGAGAAAAAAAGTAGCAACTCCAAGGATACTAGTTTTACTGTTGATGCTGAAACCATTCGTGAGTAG